The genomic region TACGAAAAAGCGCGGGTGGTTATCAGCAATTACACCCTGCAGTTTATCCGCCCGATGCAACGCGAAGGGCTTTTGCGAACGATTGCCGATGCTCTCGAAGAAGGGGGAGTGTTCCTCTTTAGCGAAAAAGTCGTCAGCGATGATCCGCGGCTTAACAAGGAACTCATCGACTGCTATTACGATTTTAAAAAGACGCAGGGGTACAGCGAATATGAAATCATGCAAAAACGCGAAGCGCTCGAAAACGTCCTGATCCCTTACACGATGAACGAAAACGTATCGATGGCGAAAAACAGCGGGTTCAAAACGTGCGACGTCCTGTTCCGCTGGGCCAATTTCGCGACTTTTATCGCGATTCGCTAACCGCGGACGTTACTGGACGCTTCCGCGTATCGGGTTTCGGAACGCCTCTTTGACGTCGGAGTAGTCGACGATATTTTTATCGCACTCTTTGTGATAATAACCCTGTACGTCGTAGTATTCTTCACACTCGCTGTAGTAGCGCAGGCTCACACCCCGTTCGTTGAAGCATCCGCCCGCGACGAAGGGCAGCAAAAAAAGGAGCAGTTTTTTCTTCATGAGGGCATTGTAGCTCATCTGGGTTTAAATCCCTCCGTACTTTTGCAGTAGGCTTTCAAAAAGCACTCGGTATCGCATTTTGGATTTTTGGCGGTGCAGATATAGCGGCCGAAGAGCACCAGCCCCTGATGGAGGCGGTGCAGATCGGTTTTGAACTTTTTGACCAGTGTCGCTTCGGTGGCGACGGCCGTGGCGTCGTCGCTGAGACCGAGCCGGTGGCTGACGCGGAATACATGTGTATCCACGGCCATCAGATTGGCTTCGGTGTATTCGATAAGGACGACATGGGCCGTTTTCTGGCCGACGCCGGCCAGGGTCGTCAGCTCTTTTTCATCCAGCGGGATCTCTCCGCCGTATACGTCGACGACCCGTTGAGCCATCTTGACCAGGTTGATCGCCTTGTTGTTGAAAAACGAACAGCTCTGGATCAGCCGTTTGACCTCTTCGATATCGGCGCGGGCGAGGTGTGCGGGGGTAGGATAGGCGTCGAACAGGGCGGGTGTGATGAGGTTGACCCGTTTGTCGGTGCACTGGGCCGAGAGGGCGACGGCGACGACGAGTTCATAGAGGTTCGTGTAGGAGAGTTCCGTGACCGCTTCGGGATAGCGTTCCAAAAGAGCCGATTTGATCGCTTCTATCTCTTTTTTTGTCGCTTTTTTCATCATCCGATTCCGTTTTTGGGGCGTATTGTAGCATGATCGAAAAAAAAACATGAACCACGGTGTTTTTGTGTTACAATAGCTGCTTTTCATGCAATCCGTACGCGGTGTATTCGGGAAAGGGAGCAAGTTTTGGGATTGACGGGCTGGTTTCAAAAACTAAGAGGCGCGGGTAAGGGTCGGTTCGCGCAAGAGAATGAACAGATCATCAACAAGTCGCTGTTTTACAAAATCCTCGACGCTGACCCTTCCGCTGTCCTTTTTTTCACGAAAGAGGGGGGATGGATCGGGGCGAACAAAACCTTTTTCAATCTGGTCCCTCTGCAAAACATCGAACAGCTCCGTTCGGGGTACGAAAGTATTCGCGAACTTTTCGACCATGAAGACGAAGAAGTTTTTACCGAATACGACAAAAGCTGGCTCGATTACATCCGTACCCATTGCCCTTCGGGATACGGTGTCGGGATCACCGACCGTTCCGGAAAACTCCGTTCGTTCTCGGCGACTGCGACGCTGATGGAGGGAGAAGGGGTCGAACTCTATCTTCTGCGGCTTCAGGACCGTACCGCGGAGACCGATCTCCAAGAAGAGGTAAGACGGACCGAACAGCTCAAAAGCAAGTTTCTCTCGAACATCGGGCATGAATTCCGCACCCCCATGAACGGCATCTTGGGATTTGTCGAGCTCCTCTCCAAAACGTCGCCGACCGAGACGCAGGCCGAATACATCCGTTCGGTTCAGAGCTCGGCCCGCAACCTGATGGCGAACATCGAAAACCTTCTGGATCTGGCCCAGATGCAAAACGGCCGTCTCAGCCTCAACGACAGCGAGTTCGAGGTTATCGCCGAGATGGAAGAACTCGGGAAAAACTGCGTTTCAACGGGGAGCGACAAGGGGATCAACGTATCGTTTTTCATCGATCCTAAGCTCCCGAGCCGCCTGATCGGCGATATCCGCAAAATCCGGCAGGTGCTAAACAACCTCTATGCCAACGCCCTAAAATTCACCCCTTCGGGAGGACGGATTACGGTTGAGGTCAAGCTTCTCAAGCGCAACACTTCAGGAAGCTTTAACGTCGGTTTCAGCGTCAAAGATACCGGCAAAGGGATCAGCAAGTCCGAATTGGGCAACATCACCCGCCCTTTCGTTTCGGGGGATCACGCGGATAATCGGCTGGGAGTGGGACTCAGCCTTTCACACGGTTTGATTTCCCTGATGGGTGGCGAACTTAAAATCGCCAGTGAGGAGGGGAAAGGATCGACTTTCAGTTTCGCCCTGACGATGGAAGGCTCGTCCGATCACGCCTTGAACATGATCAATGCCCACAGCGTCAAAGTGGTACTGATCGACGAGAAACGGCTTGACGACGCCAACCACCTCACCAACTATCTTCGCAGTTTCGGCGTCAGCGTCACCAAAGTGCAGATGATCGACGAAACACTCTTCGACAACGCCGAAGTAGTTTACCTGATCGCGTCGCAGGAAAAAGGGGATTGGGTGATGAAGCTCGAGCGGCTGAACCGTACCTGTAAAACCGTCTTGCTGCTGGACGCAAACGAACGTCTCCAGGCCAAAATGCTTCATGTGGTGGACAAGGCGTTGCACAAGCCGTTGCTTCCGCGCACGCTGTACTCCCATCTTTCGGAAATTCTGAATCTTCCGCGCCCTGCTGCCGCCGTCGCACCGACGCAACTTCAACGCGGGGTCAGTGCACTGGTCGTCGAGGACAACCTGATCAACCAGCGACTGATCAAATTGCTGCTTCGCGAATACGGTATCGGGGTGACCGCCGTGTCCAACGGTGACGAAGCGGTCGAAGTGTGCCGTAGCCACCGTTACGATATCGTATTCATGGATATCGATATGCCGATCAAAGACGGGATTCTGGCGACTCAGGAGATCAAAGCCCAAGAGGGGCCCTTGCACCGTATGCCGATTATCGCCCTGACGGCGCTGGCGATGGAAGGGGACCGGGAGTATATCCTCGAGCGGGGGCTGGACGATTACCTCTCCAAACCTCTCACGCGCGAAAAACTGGAGTACGTTCTCCGGAAATATCTGCACGATCCGTTGTAAGGAGCGAACATGCACTACATCGAGAGTTTTCTTCAAGCCTATCCGGAGACCATCGAGCTGTTAACTTCCTGCGCCAGACTCCACACCGATCCGATGGTGTATGCCGATATGTCCGGCGGAGTTGTAGGATGCAACGCTCAACTGCTCGATTTGCTGGGGGGAGA from Sulfuricurvum sp. IAE1 harbors:
- the cmoA gene encoding carboxy-S-adenosyl-L-methionine synthase CmoA translates to MNTDTLFSKPISKQFEFDADVAAVFDDMLVRSVPFYKESQALTRRFAANALSEGGIVYDLGCSTASMLLEIERSLPKNGTVRLVGIDNSAAMIEHARKKTEAFGSRIELVEGDILTYPYEKARVVISNYTLQFIRPMQREGLLRTIADALEEGGVFLFSEKVVSDDPRLNKELIDCYYDFKKTQGYSEYEIMQKREALENVLIPYTMNENVSMAKNSGFKTCDVLFRWANFATFIAIR
- the nth gene encoding endonuclease III, which codes for MKKATKKEIEAIKSALLERYPEAVTELSYTNLYELVVAVALSAQCTDKRVNLITPALFDAYPTPAHLARADIEEVKRLIQSCSFFNNKAINLVKMAQRVVDVYGGEIPLDEKELTTLAGVGQKTAHVVLIEYTEANLMAVDTHVFRVSHRLGLSDDATAVATEATLVKKFKTDLHRLHQGLVLFGRYICTAKNPKCDTECFLKAYCKSTEGFKPR
- a CDS encoding response regulator is translated as MTGWFQKLRGAGKGRFAQENEQIINKSLFYKILDADPSAVLFFTKEGGWIGANKTFFNLVPLQNIEQLRSGYESIRELFDHEDEEVFTEYDKSWLDYIRTHCPSGYGVGITDRSGKLRSFSATATLMEGEGVELYLLRLQDRTAETDLQEEVRRTEQLKSKFLSNIGHEFRTPMNGILGFVELLSKTSPTETQAEYIRSVQSSARNLMANIENLLDLAQMQNGRLSLNDSEFEVIAEMEELGKNCVSTGSDKGINVSFFIDPKLPSRLIGDIRKIRQVLNNLYANALKFTPSGGRITVEVKLLKRNTSGSFNVGFSVKDTGKGISKSELGNITRPFVSGDHADNRLGVGLSLSHGLISLMGGELKIASEEGKGSTFSFALTMEGSSDHALNMINAHSVKVVLIDEKRLDDANHLTNYLRSFGVSVTKVQMIDETLFDNAEVVYLIASQEKGDWVMKLERLNRTCKTVLLLDANERLQAKMLHVVDKALHKPLLPRTLYSHLSEILNLPRPAAAVAPTQLQRGVSALVVEDNLINQRLIKLLLREYGIGVTAVSNGDEAVEVCRSHRYDIVFMDIDMPIKDGILATQEIKAQEGPLHRMPIIALTALAMEGDREYILERGLDDYLSKPLTREKLEYVLRKYLHDPL